The proteins below are encoded in one region of Levilactobacillus namurensis:
- a CDS encoding helix-turn-helix transcriptional regulator has product MPRHELSPLEKHIRGIISTNLKNYMTEKHMTQAQLSKATGIPASTISGYVARRSTPNAGAVQKMADALGQNKADIDPRFHDSEILSTSPSSEIINETAKVMSQLNAMYQKRVYSYAKEQYENQSLAFPETLAAHQADSSHIINDDEAKNISKFLDAAIDRHENRNK; this is encoded by the coding sequence ATGCCTCGCCATGAGCTTTCGCCTTTGGAAAAGCATATTCGCGGAATAATTTCTACGAATTTAAAAAATTATATGACCGAAAAGCATATGACTCAGGCTCAATTATCAAAAGCCACTGGGATCCCGGCATCTACCATATCAGGATACGTTGCCCGCCGTTCTACACCTAATGCTGGGGCCGTCCAAAAGATGGCTGATGCTTTAGGACAGAACAAGGCTGATATTGACCCACGCTTTCACGACAGCGAAATACTATCCACTTCACCTAGTTCAGAAATCATTAACGAAACCGCTAAGGTAATGTCCCAATTGAACGCCATGTACCAAAAGCGTGTCTATTCTTATGCTAAAGAACAATACGAAAATCAATCTTTAGCCTTTCCTGAAACATTGGCTGCCCATCAGGCAGATAGCAGCCACATCATCAATGACGATGAAGCTAAGAATATTTCGAAATTCTTAGATGCCGCCATAGATAGACACGAAAACCGGAACAAGTAA
- a CDS encoding helix-turn-helix domain-containing protein, with amino-acid sequence MGTTIQITLEAARRNAGYSQAEAAKRIGVHYQTLAALEKDSSKIGFSEMNDLSRLYHIPKNNIFFGNRNEFIRLLRSKVN; translated from the coding sequence ATGGGAACAACAATCCAAATCACTTTAGAGGCGGCTCGTAGAAACGCAGGTTATTCGCAGGCTGAGGCGGCTAAGCGAATAGGCGTGCACTATCAGACGTTGGCTGCGCTTGAAAAGGATAGCTCTAAGATTGGCTTTTCAGAAATGAATGACCTGTCTAGGCTTTACCATATACCGAAAAATAATATTTTTTTCGGTAACAGAAACGAGTTTATTCGTTTACTAAGATCTAAGGTGAACTAA
- a CDS encoding DUF1351 domain-containing protein, giving the protein MTDSLVLAEPLIDVTPSPIIIKNEKAVAQAVDELVAKYGRDFVVTADNVADTKKMRAELNKVAKSINDRRLEVKRAYEKPAAAFDETMNGYKKKIQAILVPLDDKIEAVESEERQVRRMAVDSVILEMAGNYNISATDIEIRPSWLNKSAITKSGKVTKKVIDEIAADMTQLKKDHDQRAADVQTIKLYADNKGIEPSGWIVQLGRGATVTEILVGIDHAAEQAAQKAHEEAERKRKADETAKAVAATHQTMHNGELVDTETGEAVLLSTTLKLTGTHAQLLALRHWIDENGIKYERVAN; this is encoded by the coding sequence ATGACTGATTCGTTAGTACTTGCGGAGCCGCTCATCGATGTCACCCCATCGCCAATCATTATTAAGAACGAAAAGGCAGTAGCCCAGGCAGTCGATGAACTGGTTGCCAAGTACGGTCGTGATTTTGTGGTCACAGCGGATAATGTGGCAGATACCAAGAAGATGCGGGCTGAGCTGAACAAGGTTGCTAAGTCAATCAACGATCGCCGGCTAGAAGTAAAGCGAGCTTATGAGAAACCAGCGGCCGCCTTCGATGAGACCATGAATGGTTACAAGAAAAAGATTCAAGCTATTCTAGTTCCCTTGGATGACAAGATTGAAGCAGTTGAGAGCGAAGAGCGACAAGTACGGCGCATGGCAGTTGACTCGGTGATTCTTGAGATGGCGGGAAACTACAATATTTCGGCGACCGACATTGAAATACGTCCGTCATGGCTAAATAAGTCAGCTATTACTAAGAGCGGTAAGGTCACAAAGAAGGTTATCGACGAGATTGCTGCCGACATGACTCAGCTGAAGAAGGACCACGACCAGCGTGCTGCTGACGTTCAGACCATTAAGCTGTATGCCGACAACAAAGGCATTGAGCCCTCTGGCTGGATTGTCCAGCTAGGCCGTGGGGCGACAGTGACTGAGATACTAGTTGGTATTGACCATGCCGCAGAGCAGGCAGCCCAGAAAGCTCATGAGGAAGCGGAACGGAAACGCAAAGCCGACGAGACCGCTAAGGCAGTGGCCGCTACGCACCAGACAATGCATAACGGTGAACTGGTCGATACCGAGACGGGAGAAGCGGTGTTGCTATCCACAACGTTGAAGCTTACCGGGACACACGCACAGTTGTTAGCCCTACGGCATTGGATTGATGAGAACGGAATTAAGTATGAAAGGGTGGCCAATTAA
- a CDS encoding AAA family ATPase, which produces MAKIVKAKRQKIKVPILVMGASGSGKTIGSLLVAKGMMERMYPDASNEDQWDKVGVIDTEHKRTNLYVDTEHDGVRIGEFPKVDLSAPFDAAHYLDAFRSLQEYGCQVIIIDGISNAWSDEGGVMQQVDDNGGGMQGWKNVAPEQRNFLKLLTNQDVHVIATVRSKQGVEVTTDDNGKIQVEKVGLKMEQKDSLEYEFAIAFQVYENHRAQATKDNSSIFTNADPLSRETGHKIYDWAEKGTDVKAEEHKQVEKALAAIMGLVKDSEAGQLEIERSTTKVPLEKWPLSSLRNLYVALKTTVSKEQATKQDKEEQQKSEKAGN; this is translated from the coding sequence ATGGCAAAAATTGTAAAAGCCAAGCGCCAAAAGATTAAGGTCCCCATCTTAGTTATGGGCGCCAGTGGTTCAGGTAAAACCATCGGATCGTTGTTGGTGGCTAAGGGGATGATGGAACGTATGTACCCGGATGCCAGTAATGAAGACCAGTGGGATAAGGTCGGTGTCATTGATACGGAACACAAGCGTACCAACTTGTACGTGGACACAGAACACGATGGTGTTCGAATCGGTGAGTTTCCCAAGGTTGATTTAAGTGCACCGTTTGATGCGGCACACTACCTTGATGCTTTCCGGAGCCTCCAAGAATATGGATGTCAGGTCATCATTATTGACGGTATTTCCAACGCCTGGAGTGATGAAGGTGGTGTCATGCAACAAGTGGATGACAATGGTGGCGGAATGCAAGGGTGGAAGAATGTAGCTCCTGAACAGCGCAACTTTTTAAAACTACTCACTAACCAGGATGTTCACGTCATTGCCACGGTCCGTAGTAAACAGGGGGTTGAGGTAACCACTGATGACAACGGAAAAATCCAAGTCGAGAAGGTGGGCTTGAAGATGGAGCAAAAGGATTCCTTGGAATATGAGTTTGCTATCGCTTTCCAGGTGTACGAGAACCACCGAGCCCAAGCCACTAAGGATAACTCCTCCATCTTTACTAATGCCGACCCACTTAGCCGTGAGACCGGGCATAAGATTTACGACTGGGCCGAAAAAGGTACTGACGTCAAGGCAGAGGAACATAAACAAGTCGAAAAAGCGCTGGCCGCCATTATGGGTCTGGTTAAAGATAGCGAAGCTGGTCAGCTAGAAATTGAGCGGTCTACGACGAAGGTTCCGCTAGAAAAGTGGCCACTATCTAGCTTACGCAATCTATACGTGGCATTGAAGACCACTGTATCTAAGGAACAAGCAACTAAGCAGGATAAAGAAGAGCAACAAAAATCTGAAAAGGCAGGTAATTAA
- a CDS encoding DUF669 domain-containing protein — protein MSFGYDEKNVGIEQVTNPGEYEVYATSFADKLTNKTRNKMEVLNYRVRTDVDQPAKGAVIQFDNFVATPKAQWRFNALTKATEMYENGHDFGTPSNWAEEMLGKPIIVVVTMEKDLKGTLRPSVKSFKASKHKPMAENPVIKSHKDLDNAAAGIPDNMGSTHGAPAPEPTDPFTGNGGGVNISDDDIPF, from the coding sequence ATGAGCTTTGGATACGATGAAAAGAACGTAGGAATTGAGCAAGTCACCAATCCGGGGGAATACGAAGTGTACGCCACCAGCTTTGCAGATAAGCTCACGAACAAGACGCGAAATAAAATGGAGGTTTTGAATTACCGGGTACGTACCGACGTGGATCAGCCAGCTAAAGGGGCTGTAATTCAGTTCGATAATTTCGTGGCAACGCCCAAGGCGCAATGGCGTTTTAATGCCCTGACCAAGGCTACAGAGATGTACGAGAATGGGCATGACTTCGGGACCCCATCTAATTGGGCTGAAGAAATGCTAGGTAAACCGATTATTGTGGTTGTCACGATGGAGAAGGACTTGAAAGGCACGCTACGTCCGTCGGTTAAATCTTTCAAGGCGTCTAAGCACAAGCCAATGGCAGAGAACCCGGTCATCAAGTCACATAAGGACTTAGACAATGCGGCGGCTGGCATTCCGGATAACATGGGGTCTACACACGGCGCTCCCGCACCAGAACCCACTGATCCTTTTACTGGTAATGGTGGCGGCGTAAACATCAGTGACGACGATATTCCATTCTAA
- a CDS encoding conserved phage C-terminal domain-containing protein, translated as MSDQGWIKLYRKIQSSFVWTNSDQLKLWLLILMKANHSQNKFLFNGQEIVLNSGQLVTGRAALTLEMNQGVQSGQQVNSTSVWRWLKKFESEQMLDIKSTSKYSVVTVLNWGEYQQSEHQVNINRTSNEHQVDTNKNDKNKEKKDTSSKPTIDYQKIVDYLNAESGHKYHVTDKTRGLIRARIAEKFTEHDFGLVIHYKSLEWKDNPDMAKYLRPNTLFGATHFDDYVNEARAAQQKQPQQRPAEPPHLTTEAGSAGDAQLLAELEEKYKQEGDVASEQ; from the coding sequence ATGTCAGACCAAGGATGGATTAAGTTGTATCGAAAGATTCAGTCGTCCTTCGTCTGGACTAATTCCGATCAGCTTAAGCTGTGGTTGCTCATCTTAATGAAGGCTAACCACAGCCAGAATAAGTTTTTATTTAATGGCCAGGAAATAGTATTGAACAGCGGACAATTGGTTACCGGGCGCGCCGCATTAACACTTGAGATGAATCAAGGTGTTCAAAGTGGACAGCAAGTGAACAGCACTTCTGTTTGGAGATGGCTTAAGAAATTCGAGAGTGAGCAAATGTTGGACATCAAATCAACCTCGAAATACAGCGTCGTTACGGTGCTCAATTGGGGTGAGTACCAGCAAAGTGAACATCAAGTGAACATCAACCGAACATCAAATGAACATCAAGTGGACACAAACAAGAATGATAAGAATAAAGAGAAGAAAGATACGTCGAGCAAACCAACTATTGATTACCAGAAAATTGTTGATTATCTGAATGCGGAAAGTGGCCACAAGTATCATGTCACCGATAAGACGCGTGGACTGATCCGAGCACGAATAGCCGAGAAGTTTACGGAACACGACTTTGGTTTAGTTATTCATTACAAGTCACTGGAATGGAAGGATAATCCAGATATGGCTAAGTATCTTCGGCCTAACACGTTGTTTGGAGCCACTCACTTCGATGACTACGTCAATGAGGCCAGAGCGGCACAACAGAAGCAGCCCCAGCAACGCCCCGCTGAACCACCGCACCTAACGACAGAGGCTGGTTCCGCCGGCGATGCCCAGTTACTAGCAGAATTGGAAGAAAAGTATAAACAGGAAGGGGATGTAGCCAGTGAACAGTGA
- a CDS encoding DnaB helicase C-terminal domain-containing protein, whose protein sequence is MNSEVERSIIAALLKHPKNIDSLDANSDWFMIGNYQTIFEAIQQADSESLMIIYGKARYLSTQMTMSFQDLVKLRDSSVTDANLPELVRDLHRLKIQSDLQQAIRQYHDAPFADNLVNLTTLANNLANLDVANDNGKIDDQLKELTYNLDHPTETGIKSYPQLDKCLAGGFYGGMLFTLGARPGVGKTAYSVNLAAKMLAENPDLHVDYFTLEMTKREMVNRFIANRTGVPSTTLRSSASTLTPTLKQVVVQAVRQLGKLDLAIYDQTKTLGQITSVIRRNASAAKKNCYVAFVDYIGLITVPAMKERYLQVGEITRELKVMANEFDVPIVALTQLNRGIENRQDREPQLSDIRESGSVEQDSNVVAFLSQDKAVKDVTNLLVKKNREGWQATIPYQFNGRTMKFQELDVSADG, encoded by the coding sequence GTGAACAGTGAAGTTGAACGGTCTATCATTGCGGCCTTACTGAAGCACCCTAAGAACATTGATTCTTTGGATGCCAACAGTGATTGGTTCATGATTGGGAATTATCAGACGATTTTTGAAGCCATTCAGCAGGCTGACAGTGAGTCGCTCATGATCATTTATGGGAAGGCTCGGTATTTATCCACCCAGATGACCATGAGCTTCCAGGACCTGGTTAAGCTGCGAGACAGCTCCGTCACTGATGCGAACCTTCCGGAGCTGGTCCGTGATCTACACCGTTTGAAGATTCAGTCTGATTTGCAGCAGGCGATTCGACAGTACCATGATGCGCCGTTTGCGGATAACCTGGTGAATCTGACAACGCTGGCGAATAATCTGGCCAATCTTGATGTGGCAAACGACAACGGGAAAATTGATGACCAGCTTAAAGAGTTGACCTATAACCTGGACCACCCAACAGAGACGGGCATTAAATCATATCCGCAACTGGATAAGTGCCTGGCAGGTGGTTTCTATGGGGGGATGCTTTTCACTCTGGGTGCGCGGCCGGGTGTCGGAAAGACGGCCTACAGCGTCAACTTGGCGGCGAAGATGTTGGCCGAGAACCCTGACCTTCACGTGGACTACTTCACTCTAGAAATGACTAAGCGGGAGATGGTCAACCGTTTCATCGCTAATCGCACTGGGGTGCCATCAACAACGTTGAGAAGTTCCGCTAGTACGCTTACGCCGACATTGAAGCAAGTGGTAGTTCAAGCCGTCAGACAACTAGGGAAGCTCGATTTGGCTATCTACGATCAGACGAAAACGTTGGGACAGATTACTAGTGTGATTCGGCGAAATGCCAGTGCGGCTAAGAAAAACTGTTACGTGGCATTCGTGGACTACATCGGCTTAATCACTGTACCAGCGATGAAGGAACGCTATTTGCAGGTTGGTGAGATCACCCGTGAGCTGAAAGTGATGGCAAACGAATTTGATGTTCCAATCGTAGCCCTGACGCAATTGAACCGGGGGATTGAGAACCGCCAAGACCGGGAACCGCAACTAAGTGACATCCGGGAATCTGGGTCAGTTGAACAGGATAGTAATGTCGTGGCTTTCTTGTCGCAAGATAAGGCAGTCAAGGACGTAACTAATCTCCTGGTGAAGAAGAACCGGGAGGGCTGGCAGGCAACGATCCCGTATCAGTTTAACGGGCGGACCATGAAGTTTCAGGAGTTGGATGTGAGTGCCGATGGCTGA
- a CDS encoding DUF1064 domain-containing protein, with product MEQPTALNRRGTKVKLDGYTFDSQKEADFYTRFVRDSGLKFEVHPHYTLWPLTQLPRDGRLKVPRTIYSPDFLIYDENGPLHVYDVKNSFGVYGIDASVKLRFKLFAMANGIPVEAVVVRKHDFKTIAQGITKQRKPTQPLVRDNLRYDWIEATNI from the coding sequence TTGGAACAGCCAACAGCGCTCAATCGGCGTGGAACGAAAGTTAAGCTAGACGGTTACACCTTCGACAGCCAAAAGGAAGCGGACTTCTACACACGGTTCGTTCGGGATAGCGGGCTGAAGTTTGAAGTCCATCCCCATTACACGTTGTGGCCGCTAACCCAATTACCTCGGGATGGCAGGCTGAAAGTCCCACGTACAATTTACTCGCCGGACTTCTTGATTTATGACGAGAACGGGCCATTGCATGTCTATGATGTTAAAAACTCATTTGGGGTATACGGGATTGACGCCAGCGTAAAGTTACGCTTCAAGTTGTTTGCGATGGCTAATGGGATTCCAGTCGAGGCAGTGGTGGTCAGAAAGCATGACTTTAAGACGATTGCCCAGGGGATTACTAAGCAACGCAAGCCAACTCAGCCACTAGTACGTGACAACCTACGATACGACTGGATCGAAGCAACGAATATTTAG
- a CDS encoding crAss001_48 related protein, which translates to MDDIETVYWDLRKERENVYTKRNNLVTFLMNHGDEISPDQQSYMHQQASAMNAYVNALTGRIEDLENQL; encoded by the coding sequence ATGGATGACATTGAAACAGTTTACTGGGATTTACGAAAAGAGCGCGAAAATGTTTATACTAAGCGGAATAACTTGGTCACTTTTCTGATGAACCATGGAGATGAAATATCTCCGGACCAACAGTCGTACATGCACCAGCAAGCGTCTGCCATGAATGCATATGTCAATGCACTAACCGGAAGAATAGAAGACTTGGAGAATCAACTTTGA
- a CDS encoding HNH endonuclease: MEVDLREHNQCQRCHRIVYGRHKQHHHIIPIKDDPTLKFEPSNIMLLCDRCHPIVEHEQEDKPPKVYPSYF, encoded by the coding sequence ATGGAAGTCGATTTAAGAGAGCACAACCAGTGTCAACGTTGCCATCGCATCGTTTATGGGAGGCACAAGCAACATCACCACATTATCCCGATTAAAGACGACCCAACACTTAAATTTGAACCGAGTAACATCATGTTGTTGTGTGACCGGTGCCACCCGATTGTGGAACACGAACAAGAAGACAAGCCACCCAAGGTTTACCCATCCTACTTTTAG
- a CDS encoding P27 family phage terminase small subunit, which produces MGRKTKRQVETEQLAEKVEAERKRLLFLLRDADVYSQILDPLIDSYLDTFEVYEIMYKRWKDKGFPETQVYENKNGAKNAVKHPLSVQVDIWSEKKLRALDKLGMTNKALMQRVVTGGSTIDTNTGNAESSASKPIDELQKRRERWRKKA; this is translated from the coding sequence GTGGGGCGCAAAACTAAGCGACAAGTTGAGACTGAACAACTGGCTGAAAAGGTTGAAGCAGAGCGGAAACGCCTGCTTTTTTTGTTGCGCGATGCGGACGTATACAGCCAGATTCTTGATCCCTTGATTGATTCGTATTTGGACACGTTTGAAGTGTACGAAATCATGTACAAACGCTGGAAGGATAAGGGGTTTCCGGAGACACAGGTTTATGAGAACAAAAACGGTGCAAAAAACGCCGTTAAGCACCCTTTAAGCGTTCAGGTGGATATCTGGTCGGAAAAGAAATTACGGGCCTTAGATAAGCTAGGAATGACGAATAAAGCACTTATGCAACGAGTCGTTACCGGCGGGTCAACAATTGATACGAACACTGGAAATGCGGAAAGTTCTGCAAGCAAGCCGATTGATGAACTGCAAAAAAGACGTGAGAGGTGGCGGAAAAAGGCGTGA
- a CDS encoding terminase large subunit yields MIIEPETNYADIYAEMVSKTPRKYPMTIRKAVKRYKHWKRRKDIWWDNMRANEALDFIQSYVHHVKGDLAGKPIVLEPWELFGFAQLYGWQKVDDKGRTVRAIREVYWQVPKKNGKTLIGTGALAYAMYGEGEVGADVYCCASDFDQAQYAAKPFGALIENSPVLYDHSQIFKGKGGSITGAIYRYQIDGETFENSFKVMTKNTGKIEGSNPSFVLNDELHAQKNMEQYDNFKSAMLERAQPIMFNISTAGKGSSSVGMRVYKESKDILDKDNDDSRLVLIYEPNKGYDWTDRNVWRQVNPNIDVSVTMEALEIEFKSAQRSQHGKGEFLSKHLDVFVNGAENFFTRDQVEPILQPDKMGDLRGEAAWLGLDLSKTTDLTCVSINIPAFSDDGKPILKVKQRYFIPYDNIDYREQEDNVPYRKLAEEGFVEFCDGKMIDQDQIIEYIKQLMTDYDIQRIAYDPAMAQKMIEKLENLGLDCVSVAQYPTVLNEVMDDTERLIYEHRLITDNPLLVYCLLNIVVVTNINGLKAPSKTKSIKKIDGAAAFFDAHKFTQFEMEYVDQDGLANYLKNIYK; encoded by the coding sequence GTGATTATCGAACCGGAAACAAACTATGCCGACATCTATGCTGAAATGGTCAGCAAGACGCCCCGAAAATATCCAATGACGATTCGTAAGGCCGTTAAGCGCTATAAGCATTGGAAGCGACGCAAGGATATTTGGTGGGATAACATGCGGGCTAACGAAGCGCTAGACTTCATTCAAAGCTATGTGCATCACGTCAAGGGAGATTTAGCCGGTAAGCCAATCGTTTTAGAGCCATGGGAGCTGTTCGGCTTCGCTCAACTATATGGTTGGCAGAAGGTAGACGACAAAGGCCGGACGGTTCGCGCTATTCGAGAGGTGTATTGGCAAGTTCCCAAGAAGAATGGGAAGACACTGATTGGAACTGGAGCATTGGCCTATGCGATGTACGGTGAAGGGGAGGTTGGTGCAGACGTTTACTGTTGCGCTTCCGACTTTGACCAAGCACAGTATGCGGCCAAGCCATTTGGTGCGTTGATTGAGAATTCGCCAGTTCTGTATGATCACTCACAGATTTTCAAAGGGAAGGGCGGTTCAATTACTGGCGCGATTTATCGCTATCAAATTGACGGTGAGACTTTTGAGAACAGCTTTAAGGTGATGACTAAGAATACCGGTAAGATTGAGGGCTCTAATCCTTCATTCGTGCTAAATGATGAACTTCACGCCCAGAAAAATATGGAGCAGTACGACAATTTTAAATCTGCCATGTTGGAACGGGCGCAGCCAATTATGTTTAACATCTCAACTGCCGGTAAGGGGTCGAGTTCTGTGGGGATGCGCGTGTATAAGGAATCCAAGGATATTCTGGATAAGGATAATGACGATTCACGTCTAGTTCTCATTTATGAACCTAATAAGGGGTATGACTGGACGGACCGTAACGTGTGGCGGCAGGTTAATCCCAATATTGACGTGTCTGTGACGATGGAGGCCCTAGAAATTGAATTTAAATCGGCACAACGGAGCCAACACGGTAAAGGTGAGTTCCTGTCGAAGCACCTAGACGTCTTTGTTAACGGTGCAGAGAACTTTTTCACACGTGACCAGGTTGAACCTATCCTACAACCCGATAAAATGGGCGATTTAAGAGGTGAGGCGGCTTGGCTAGGGCTGGACTTATCGAAGACCACCGACTTGACCTGCGTGTCAATTAACATCCCCGCTTTTAGCGATGATGGAAAGCCAATTTTGAAGGTAAAACAACGGTACTTTATCCCGTATGACAACATTGATTATCGCGAGCAAGAAGATAACGTGCCTTACCGCAAGCTAGCTGAAGAGGGTTTCGTTGAGTTCTGTGACGGTAAGATGATTGACCAGGACCAGATTATCGAATATATCAAACAGCTCATGACGGACTATGATATCCAGCGAATCGCGTATGATCCGGCCATGGCGCAAAAGATGATTGAGAAACTGGAAAACTTAGGATTGGATTGCGTATCCGTTGCCCAGTACCCGACGGTGCTTAACGAAGTTATGGATGACACGGAAAGACTGATTTACGAGCATCGGTTGATTACGGACAACCCGCTACTGGTTTACTGCCTGTTGAACATCGTTGTCGTGACTAACATCAATGGATTAAAGGCGCCTAGTAAGACGAAATCCATTAAGAAGATTGATGGTGCTGCGGCATTCTTTGATGCACACAAGTTCACTCAATTTGAGATGGAGTATGTAGATCAGGACGGATTGGCGAACTACCTCAAAAATATTTACAAGTAG
- a CDS encoding phage portal protein: MGLRQRFSDFLFGQVEKRGWVDDLKGNYIRWGTRFVNDESIMQSSDVNELVNDISNQVAMAEPVVIDPNGNEHTSHAVIKQLKHPNNYQTGFEFAKLQVNTLLLRGEVFPARLNSELHLVNDVSYDLNERLVETFKVGGTQIPGSMIRHVKQVNTDPLHGRGLAYLGKRTLTGVMNAEQVLTDKYAKGGLLAFPLKLDSHLNPANSTQSQLVTAIKGQLEGLDNQDTVKMLTLGKGYEIDTLKSPVEDDKILAYLNVYKKDLGKYLGINVDTYQKMMETDVEKAMMYLHNKAVRPILQNLSEHYTQLFFGDNGWQVKWKINILDFVPYSVKTNIGYNIVRTGITTPDDVAKMLGFEPQGTPESQAIYISNDLTEIGKKDATDDSLPTKKGGEDNENTRN, translated from the coding sequence ATGGGATTAAGACAACGATTTTCAGATTTTCTATTCGGACAGGTTGAGAAACGAGGCTGGGTTGACGATTTGAAAGGCAATTATATTCGCTGGGGCACGCGCTTTGTGAACGATGAATCCATTATGCAGTCATCGGACGTAAACGAACTGGTCAATGACATTAGCAACCAGGTTGCGATGGCTGAACCGGTCGTGATTGACCCTAACGGCAACGAGCATACGTCACACGCTGTGATTAAGCAGCTCAAACATCCTAATAATTATCAAACCGGTTTTGAGTTTGCTAAATTACAGGTCAATACCTTGTTGCTTCGCGGTGAAGTCTTCCCAGCCCGTTTGAACAGTGAGTTGCATTTAGTCAATGATGTTAGTTATGACTTAAACGAAAGATTAGTTGAAACCTTCAAGGTTGGAGGGACGCAGATTCCTGGTTCGATGATTCGACACGTTAAGCAGGTCAACACAGACCCACTGCACGGCCGTGGACTTGCATACTTGGGTAAACGGACGTTAACGGGTGTCATGAATGCAGAGCAGGTTCTAACCGACAAGTATGCCAAGGGCGGCCTGTTGGCGTTTCCGCTAAAACTGGATAGCCATTTGAACCCAGCTAACAGCACTCAAAGTCAGCTGGTGACAGCAATCAAGGGACAATTAGAGGGTCTAGATAATCAGGACACTGTGAAGATGTTGACCCTCGGTAAGGGGTACGAAATTGATACACTAAAGTCCCCGGTTGAAGATGACAAGATTCTTGCTTACTTGAATGTGTATAAGAAGGACCTTGGCAAGTATCTAGGGATCAACGTGGATACCTATCAAAAAATGATGGAGACCGATGTTGAAAAAGCCATGATGTATCTGCATAACAAGGCCGTGCGGCCGATACTGCAAAACTTAAGTGAACACTACACGCAACTCTTCTTTGGAGACAATGGTTGGCAAGTCAAATGGAAGATTAATATTCTAGATTTTGTGCCATATTCAGTTAAGACCAACATTGGGTACAATATTGTGCGGACGGGGATTACTACGCCTGACGATGTTGCTAAGATGCTAGGGTTTGAACCGCAGGGCACACCAGAATCGCAAGCAATCTATATTTCTAATGATCTCACTGAAATTGGGAAAAAGGATGCGACGGATGATTCGTTGCCAACCAAGAAAGGGGGTGAAGACAACGAAAACACAAGAAATTAG
- a CDS encoding HK97 family phage prohead protease codes for MKTTKTQEIRTFDIRKFNKRDGTDDGQDLTVSGHASVFSSPTDIGGAFLEQIAPGAFSKTLAENSDIRCLYNHNWDNILGRTKSGTLELEEDEQGLAFTVTLPNTSVARDLAVSMTRGDVDKCSFGFVPTAEEWDFTNADYPTRTITAVDLYEVSIVTIPAYDDTDAQLNRSKLGQEKMISLVEKRKKMINQIKGALTNE; via the coding sequence GTGAAGACAACGAAAACACAAGAAATTAGAACATTCGATATTCGCAAGTTTAATAAACGTGATGGAACAGACGATGGACAAGACTTAACGGTCAGCGGCCATGCGTCTGTTTTTAGTTCACCAACGGATATTGGCGGTGCGTTCTTAGAGCAAATTGCACCAGGGGCGTTTAGCAAGACGTTGGCAGAAAATAGCGATATTCGATGCTTATATAATCACAACTGGGACAATATTTTAGGACGAACCAAGTCGGGAACATTGGAGTTGGAAGAAGACGAACAAGGACTGGCGTTCACTGTCACGTTGCCAAACACTAGCGTGGCCCGTGACCTTGCGGTAAGCATGACACGTGGGGATGTGGATAAGTGTTCATTTGGTTTTGTTCCGACAGCCGAAGAGTGGGACTTCACGAACGCTGATTATCCGACGCGGACTATTACGGCGGTAGATCTTTATGAAGTGTCCATTGTCACTATTCCAGCTTATGATGATACGGATGCTCAATTAAACCGTAGCAAGCTGGGACAAGAGAAAATGATTAGTCTAGTTGAAAAACGAAAGAAAATGATCAACCAAATTAAAGGAGCGCTCACTAATGAATAA